The Saccharolobus shibatae B12 genomic interval AATCCACTGTTTTGCAGTTAACGCATAACATCGGATCCTTTATCTTCAATCTAAATAAGCCTATACTACTAACAGCTTGATTAAATACTCCCCAATAACAATATCCAGTGGTAACGCACGCGAATGTACCTAGGAATGGTATAGAAATGAATAAGAGATACCAAATTACATCAAACCAAACAAAATATATTAGAAACGTAATATCAGTGCCAAACAGTGTAAAACTAATTACGCCTAATGAATTAAGATATGATACGACTGCAGCTATTAGTACTAATATTGAAACGCTAAGCGTTATCGCTTTAACCCAATTCGGTCTTCTGGACGTCATCAACTTCCTCCCTACTTTTGAAGTTCTATTGTATACTTTAAGTGAATCATAAAAAGTACCTTGATACATTAAGGGTGCAGTACAACTTACAGAACACAAATTTCTCGAGCCGAATAAGAAAGAGAGAATTGCGTAAACCACATAAGTTCCTATAAGACCTAAGAGTACGGAATTTGAAAATCCTCCTAGCGTTCCTATCCCCATTGACCACATATAGGGTATGTAGGGTAGACGATCTGAAAGTGGGCTAAACATTGGGATGTAAATAGTGTATAACGCATAAGCTAGGATCATTAAACTCATCCTAACCCTTACTTCCTTAACTCTCATTTCTAACATTTTCTTAAACGCTAAGAATCCCATCTCTATTCCCATCATTATTAAAAACCACATGGAACCCAGAATTGATCCAACTATGTCTATTAAATCCCACAACGCGTTTATCAGATTTGTCAAGAGTTGCCACGGTAGTGTTAGGCTATTTATAAATCCAGAAATTCCGGGCGAAAAAATTCCTTCAACGAAATCCAATACCCCTCCCATAAAGAATTCCATAATGAATGTGAGGAAGATTATTGTGAACGCCAATAAAGGATTTCTAGTGTAATTCCCTTTTCTCGGGTTTGGTCCAGCCAATGCCCTATAAACGAACCACGTCATTCCTATTATCATGGATATGTCGAAAACTATTAAGGTGCCATAAAGGAAGAATAGGAACTCCCCTATCATCATCAATGTGAAAATAGATGTTAATTCGATTGTTGTAAAGGTTTCTTGTGAAGCCCTTAATCTCTGCTTATACAGAGAATCGTAAATTAGTATCGTATCCCCAATCATTATGATGGCAGAGAGCCATATTGGTAAATTTATTGAAGGAAATATTTGTGGAAACCAAGGCATTAAGAGTAATAAACCAATTAGATAGTTCCTCAATGTTTTATCAATATTTTTAAAGGAGAGGATTAGTGTAAACGCCATTTCCACCATCATTACACTCACGAAGTATATGTTCCCAATAGACGTATCTATGTTAGCTGGAATTGAGGTTTCCAAAGTGTAAATTAACGCTCCCATTGCTATTTCAGAAATTACCATAAGTAACGCAAATAAGCTATATACAAATCGTCTCATTTTAACTTCCTTCACGTTAAGTAATGGATATAATCCGAAAATCATATATGCGGAGTTAGTCATCAAAAAGTAGAACGGATTATTGCTAATTAGATAAAGATAACCTCCTATATTCATTGTTAGCATCATTCCTTCAACGTATAGTGCCAATAACACTCTCCTTGTTGATCTCCACCTTTCCACTTCGTAAATTACGTAAAACATGGCCAGAAGCATAGTAATAGTAATTATTATTGGAAGCAAGATCATAATCTCGCTTAATATTTCTTTTTAACACTAAAAAGTTTTGCTTAAAATATTAGAAATTGTGACTAGTTTTATAAATAGTCAATCCGAGAATAAAATATGAATATTGTTGTTGGTTTTAAGATAGTTCCAGATGATCAAATGGTTAAGGTTGTGGGGGACAAACTAAATACTGATGCCCCATTGAAGGTAAGTACTTATGATAAGAACGCTATTGAAGAAGCCATAAGGTTAAAGGAGAAGTTTGGAGGTAAGGTTACGGGTATTACAGTAGGTAGTAACGATAGGAAAAGCATTAGGGAAGCCTTAGCTATGGGAGTTGATGAAGTAATAGCTATCTTAGTTAAAGATCCAGACGTTTATGTTACTGCTATGGCGATAGCTGAAAATGTGAAAATGCTAAATCCAGATATAATATTATTTTCGGAAATGACAACTGATAGTGGAACTTCAGCCTTACCCGCTTACGTTTCTGAACTTCTTGGCCTGCCTTACATTTCTAACGTAAAATCACTTAAGATCGAGGGAAATAAGGTTACAGCGGATAGGGGAATGGTAAGCTATATTGAGACTGTTGAATCAAGTTTACCTTTAGTTGTGAGTGTTGGTGGTGAAATAAATACTCCTAGAATCCCTAGCGTTAAGCAAATAATGGAATCCTCTAAGAAGCCAGTTAAGGAAGTCAAATTTGATGCACAATCTAAGGTTAGAATAAGGGAAATTAAACCAATGATCGTGAATCGAAAGAGAATAGTTATTGAGGAAAGTGATATAAATAAGGCTGTTGATAAATTAATTGAATACTTAAAGTCTGATGGGGTGATCTAATATGAAAGCTGTAGTGTTCTCTGAAAGTCCGGTATTCTTAAAAATGGCAGCAGCTGTGGCTCAAAGTTTCGGAGGAGATGTAATAGGAATATCCGACAGTGAGAACGTTAAGTTCGTAAATAAACTATACATTATTGATAAAATGGATGAGGATGGGATTGTAGATTTAATATCTTCACTCTCTCCAGATGTGATACTAACTGGAAATGTGAGAAGGGATAGGGCAATAGCTGGAAGAGTAGCGGGGAAGTTAAAGTTACCTATAGTTACTGATGTAGTCTCGCTAAAGGTTGAAGATAAGAAGGTTACGTTAAATAGGGTAGCCTATAGTGGAATGGGGTTAGTTACTCTAGAGAGCGAGTTACCGATTGTTATGACTATTGCAAATACGCAATTACAACCCAAGGAACTTCAACCAACTGTAGAGAAGGTTCAATTGAAAGAGGGCAGGGTTAAAATCGTCGGTAGGAAATCAACTTCCTCTGGAGTTAATTTAGCTACTGCAGATATTGTAATTGGTGTGGGAAGGGGTATTGGATCTAAGGAAAACGTAAAATACGCTGAAGAATTGGCAAAGGCGTTAGGTGGAGCGGTTGGTGGGAGTAGACCAGTAGCTGCTGAGCTCAATTGGGTTCCAGAAGATAGACAAATAGGTTTATCCGGTTTAAGAATTAGACCCAAATTGTATATAGCCCTAGGAATATCTGGTCAACCCCAACATATAGCTGGTATAAGGGATTCCAAAATTATAGTTGCTGTTAATACTGATAAGAATGCTCCAATACTTGAAAACGCGGATTACTTGGTTGTAGGCAACGCAATCGATTTCTGTAAAGTTATGTTGAGTAAGCTAGGGAAAAAATAATAATGATAAAAACGATTTTATTTTATGGTATTTCCTTTTAAGTCCTTGGAGGATTTTAAAGTAGAGATAACCCAAGATCATGAATTATTAAGAAGTGCAGTTAGGGATTTTGCTGAAAACGTATTGGCCAAGTATGTTGAAAGAGGTGAAAAAGAATTAGATATTCCTTTAGAGGCTAAACAAAAGGCTAAGGAAATAGGCCTATATGGCTTATTTGCTAGCCAAGATTTAGGGGGACAAGGAGCGGATTACTTATCATTACTTACAGCAACAGAGGAGATGGCTAGAATTTGGCCCTCATTTAGTACATTTTTATTAATAAATTGGATGTTTATTTATGCATTATCTAGGTTTGGAAACGAAGAATTAAAGAAAAAATATGTCACGCCAGTAGCTAATGGTGATAAAGTAGCTGCATTTGCTGTTACTGAGCCTGTGGCTGGATCAGACGTAGCTGGTATAAAGACAACAGCAAAGAAATTAGATAGTGAATATGTGATAAATGGAAGAAAGATTTTCATAACTAATGGTGATATTGCTGATTATTACTTAATTGCAGCTAGAAC includes:
- a CDS encoding electron transfer flavoprotein subunit beta/FixA family protein, translating into MNIVVGFKIVPDDQMVKVVGDKLNTDAPLKVSTYDKNAIEEAIRLKEKFGGKVTGITVGSNDRKSIREALAMGVDEVIAILVKDPDVYVTAMAIAENVKMLNPDIILFSEMTTDSGTSALPAYVSELLGLPYISNVKSLKIEGNKVTADRGMVSYIETVESSLPLVVSVGGEINTPRIPSVKQIMESSKKPVKEVKFDAQSKVRIREIKPMIVNRKRIVIEESDINKAVDKLIEYLKSDGVI
- a CDS encoding 4Fe-4S binding protein; translation: MILLPIIITITMLLAMFYVIYEVERWRSTRRVLLALYVEGMMLTMNIGGYLYLISNNPFYFLMTNSAYMIFGLYPLLNVKEVKMRRFVYSLFALLMVISEIAMGALIYTLETSIPANIDTSIGNIYFVSVMMVEMAFTLILSFKNIDKTLRNYLIGLLLLMPWFPQIFPSINLPIWLSAIIMIGDTILIYDSLYKQRLRASQETFTTIELTSIFTLMMIGEFLFFLYGTLIVFDISMIIGMTWFVYRALAGPNPRKGNYTRNPLLAFTIIFLTFIMEFFMGGVLDFVEGIFSPGISGFINSLTLPWQLLTNLINALWDLIDIVGSILGSMWFLIMMGIEMGFLAFKKMLEMRVKEVRVRMSLMILAYALYTIYIPMFSPLSDRLPYIPYMWSMGIGTLGGFSNSVLLGLIGTYVVYAILSFLFGSRNLCSVSCTAPLMYQGTFYDSLKVYNRTSKVGRKLMTSRRPNWVKAITLSVSILVLIAAVVSYLNSLGVISFTLFGTDITFLIYFVWFDVIWYLLFISIPFLGTFACVTTGYCYWGVFNQAVSSIGLFRLKIKDPMLCVNCKTVDCAFACPVGITDMRGWFIKKGEFKSFKCVGIGECVDACPYDNIYFYDVRQWMKERFKH
- a CDS encoding electron transfer flavoprotein subunit alpha/FixB family protein, yielding MKAVVFSESPVFLKMAAAVAQSFGGDVIGISDSENVKFVNKLYIIDKMDEDGIVDLISSLSPDVILTGNVRRDRAIAGRVAGKLKLPIVTDVVSLKVEDKKVTLNRVAYSGMGLVTLESELPIVMTIANTQLQPKELQPTVEKVQLKEGRVKIVGRKSTSSGVNLATADIVIGVGRGIGSKENVKYAEELAKALGGAVGGSRPVAAELNWVPEDRQIGLSGLRIRPKLYIALGISGQPQHIAGIRDSKIIVAVNTDKNAPILENADYLVVGNAIDFCKVMLSKLGKK